From Caretta caretta isolate rCarCar2 chromosome 3, rCarCar1.hap1, whole genome shotgun sequence, a single genomic window includes:
- the LOC125633718 gene encoding ankyrin repeat domain-containing protein 9-like isoform X1: MASNQASLQDEQSRHCKFLSYMFYQAVRDHKPVWMLEDMRTMEYFYWEENASLRTYSPSEALLYAVVHNHLPYAQYLLSHFPEDALKVPGEHFCYCPSSAPHLAMAVTYDRRDILALIIKIAHKLPSLNSYINRTGCFHLEDGKTPLHLACELLRSETVLILLGNGASPRIEDSKGLTPLDVILEQMWDSKVNVASKKLCLDYLLLFMPNPQFKMRKVLQDHPDHWTALLGEDKFNSLVGNTPGSLYLQAMQTILQSLPPSHFPKSIQELPIPQALKPLPSYGKKLQTKNVEHLGTLPLYANWSPPLM, encoded by the coding sequence ATGGCCAGTAACCAGGCCAGCCTGCAGGATGAGCAGAGCAGGCATTGTAAGTTCTTATCCTATATGTTCTACCAGGCTGTGAGAGACCACAAACCGGTGTGGATGCTGGAAGATATGAGAACTATGGAATATTTTTACTGGGAGGAAAATGCAAGCCTGAGAACATATTCACCTTCGGAAGCCCTTCTCTATGCAGTGGTGCATAATCACCTGCCTTATGCCCAGTATCTGCTGTCTCATTTTCCAGAGGACGCTCTCAAGGTGCCTGGAGAGCATTTCTGCTATTGCCCGTCCTCTGCCCCTCATTTGGCCATGGCAGTCACATACGACAGGAGGGACATTTTGGCGCTGATCATCAAGATTGCACACAAGCTACCCAGCCTAAATTCCTACATCAACAGGACTGGCTGCTTTCATCTGGAAGATGGCAAGACCCCGCTGCACCTTGCCTGCGAACTGCTGAGGTCAGAGACCGTCCTCATCCTCCTAGGAAATGGGGCTTCTCCCAGGATCGAGGACAGCAAGGGGCTCACCCCGTTGGATGTCATCCTGGAGCAGATGTGGGACTCCAAAGTCAACGTGGCATCAAAAAAGCTCTGCCTCGACTACCTCTTGCTCTTCATGCCTAACCCACAGTTTAAGATGCGGAAAGTTCTGCAGGATCATCCAGACCACTGGACAGCTTTGCTCGGGGAAGACAAATTCAACAGCCTGGTGGGGAACACACCTGGTTCTTTATACCTGCAAGCTATGCAAACTATTCTCCAGTCTCTCCCACCTTCACACTTTCCTAAAAGCATCCAGGAACTACCTATACCTCAGGCACTAAAGCCCCTACCTTCCTATGGCAAAAAACTACAGACAAAAAATGTG
- the LOC125633718 gene encoding ankyrin repeat domain-containing protein 9-like isoform X2, whose amino-acid sequence MASNQASLQDEQSRHCKFLSYMFYQAVRDHKPVWMLEDMRTMEYFYWEENASLRTYSPSEALLYAVVHNHLPYAQYLLSHFPEDALKVPGEHFCYCPSSAPHLAMAVTYDRRDILALIIKIAHKLPSLNSYINRTGCFHLEDGKTPLHLACELLRSETVLILLGNGASPRIEDSKGLTPLDVILEQMWDSKVNVASKKLCLDYLLLFMPNPQFKMRKVLQDHPDHWTALLGEDKFNSLVGNTPGSLYLQAMQTILQSLPPSHFPKSIQELPIPQALKPLPSYGKKLQTKNVRHCPCSTCWQS is encoded by the exons ATGGCCAGTAACCAGGCCAGCCTGCAGGATGAGCAGAGCAGGCATTGTAAGTTCTTATCCTATATGTTCTACCAGGCTGTGAGAGACCACAAACCGGTGTGGATGCTGGAAGATATGAGAACTATGGAATATTTTTACTGGGAGGAAAATGCAAGCCTGAGAACATATTCACCTTCGGAAGCCCTTCTCTATGCAGTGGTGCATAATCACCTGCCTTATGCCCAGTATCTGCTGTCTCATTTTCCAGAGGACGCTCTCAAGGTGCCTGGAGAGCATTTCTGCTATTGCCCGTCCTCTGCCCCTCATTTGGCCATGGCAGTCACATACGACAGGAGGGACATTTTGGCGCTGATCATCAAGATTGCACACAAGCTACCCAGCCTAAATTCCTACATCAACAGGACTGGCTGCTTTCATCTGGAAGATGGCAAGACCCCGCTGCACCTTGCCTGCGAACTGCTGAGGTCAGAGACCGTCCTCATCCTCCTAGGAAATGGGGCTTCTCCCAGGATCGAGGACAGCAAGGGGCTCACCCCGTTGGATGTCATCCTGGAGCAGATGTGGGACTCCAAAGTCAACGTGGCATCAAAAAAGCTCTGCCTCGACTACCTCTTGCTCTTCATGCCTAACCCACAGTTTAAGATGCGGAAAGTTCTGCAGGATCATCCAGACCACTGGACAGCTTTGCTCGGGGAAGACAAATTCAACAGCCTGGTGGGGAACACACCTGGTTCTTTATACCTGCAAGCTATGCAAACTATTCTCCAGTCTCTCCCACCTTCACACTTTCCTAAAAGCATCCAGGAACTACCTATACCTCAGGCACTAAAGCCCCTACCTTCCTATGGCAAAAAACTACAGACAAAAAATGTG agaCACTGCCCCTGCAGCACATGCTGGCAGAGTTGA